A genomic segment from Nodularia sphaerocarpa UHCC 0038 encodes:
- a CDS encoding bifunctional 4-hydroxy-2-oxoglutarate aldolase/2-dehydro-3-deoxy-phosphogluconate aldolase — MSDQVWLSHLQKHRAIAVIRASDMQLAQKMAMAAAAGGMRLIEITWNSDRPGELISLLRAELPNCLIGTGTLFNVGQLQEAIASGAQFLFSPHVDSAMIQAAVKQDVPIIPGAMTPTEIVTAWNQGASCVKVFPVQAVGGVNYIKSLQGPLGEIPLIPTGGVTLENAQEFIQAGAIAVGLSGELFPKKLIIQGNWQAIASHANQLMQSFNTAYSDNHSTEFPYN; from the coding sequence ATGTCTGATCAAGTTTGGTTATCACATCTGCAAAAACACCGGGCGATCGCAGTTATCCGCGCCTCAGATATGCAGTTGGCGCAAAAAATGGCTATGGCTGCGGCTGCTGGAGGAATGCGGCTGATTGAAATTACCTGGAATAGCGATCGCCCTGGGGAATTAATTAGTCTATTACGTGCAGAGTTACCAAATTGTCTCATTGGCACGGGGACGCTGTTTAATGTCGGACAATTGCAAGAGGCGATCGCTTCTGGAGCGCAATTTCTCTTCTCCCCCCACGTTGATTCGGCCATGATTCAAGCCGCAGTCAAACAAGATGTCCCGATTATCCCCGGTGCTATGACTCCCACAGAAATTGTGACTGCTTGGAATCAGGGAGCAAGCTGTGTGAAGGTTTTTCCTGTGCAAGCAGTGGGAGGAGTTAACTATATTAAAAGTTTACAAGGTCCTCTGGGTGAAATTCCCTTGATTCCCACTGGGGGAGTGACTTTAGAAAATGCCCAGGAATTTATCCAAGCTGGGGCGATCGCTGTGGGTTTGAGTGGTGAATTATTTCCGAAAAAGCTGATTATACAAGGAAATTGGCAGGCGATCGCATCCCACGCAAATCAACTAATGCAGAGTTTTAATACGGCTTATTCAGATAATCACTCAACTGAGTTCCCGTATAATTAG
- a CDS encoding NAD-dependent epimerase/dehydratase family protein gives MAKTIVTGAAGFIGSHLVEALLQQGNEVIGIDHFNDYYDPILKHKSIAHLQYSPKFTLIAGDIQVLDWQTLLQDVEVVYHQAAQAGVRASWGEGFRNYTERNISATQVLLEAAKDAQNLKRLVFASTSSVYGDAETLPTHEKIPPQPVSPYGITKLAAERLCRLYHKNFGVPIVALRYFTVYGPRQRPDMAFHKFFKAILQDEAIPIYGDGQQTRDFTFVSDAIAANLAAATVPEAVGEIFNIGGGSRVVLAEVLDTMAEIVGKPIKKNYIEKAMGDARHTAADVSKAREILGYQPQVSLREGLTQEWQWVQALYG, from the coding sequence ATGGCTAAAACTATTGTTACTGGAGCAGCAGGCTTTATTGGTTCTCACCTTGTGGAAGCATTACTCCAACAAGGAAATGAAGTGATCGGAATTGATCATTTTAACGATTACTACGATCCTATACTAAAGCACAAAAGTATTGCACATTTACAGTATTCACCTAAATTTACTTTAATTGCCGGAGATATTCAGGTTTTAGATTGGCAGACACTGCTTCAAGATGTTGAGGTAGTTTACCATCAGGCGGCACAAGCTGGGGTAAGAGCCAGTTGGGGTGAAGGTTTCCGAAATTATACTGAACGGAATATTAGTGCCACACAAGTTTTGTTAGAAGCTGCGAAGGATGCTCAAAACCTGAAAAGATTAGTATTTGCCTCTACATCTAGTGTATATGGCGATGCGGAAACATTACCGACCCATGAAAAAATTCCGCCGCAACCTGTTTCTCCGTATGGAATTACCAAACTAGCGGCTGAACGCTTGTGTAGACTATATCACAAAAACTTTGGTGTACCAATTGTGGCATTACGCTATTTTACTGTTTATGGTCCCAGACAGCGCCCAGATATGGCTTTTCATAAGTTTTTCAAAGCTATTTTGCAGGATGAGGCAATTCCCATTTACGGAGATGGACAGCAAACGCGAGATTTTACTTTTGTCAGTGATGCCATAGCTGCTAATTTAGCTGCCGCCACTGTACCAGAAGCTGTGGGTGAAATCTTCAATATTGGCGGTGGTAGCAGGGTAGTTTTAGCAGAAGTTTTGGATACTATGGCAGAAATAGTGGGTAAACCTATTAAAAAGAATTATATCGAAAAAGCGATGGGAGACGCGCGTCATACTGCGGCTGATGTCTCGAAAGCGAGGGAAATCTTAGGATATCAGCCCCAAGTTTCTTTGAGGGAGGGTTTGACGCAGGAATGGCAATGGGTTCAGGCGTTGTATGGTTGA
- a CDS encoding DUF2157 domain-containing protein, translated as MPSPLNQPLKIELNLPSSHPQLLEGLDIWLRLGLISDIQVRQLCRQFLVCPVILEPVTQPERVSITVSDPVKSLPVAALASSSRRQTPKKPPEPSFLTSMLQSLGAELSVRWLLFLGLFLVVVSSGVLAASQWERFPASGQYGVLFLYTLSFWGFSFWAGRQDNLRLTAQTLLIVTLLLIPVNFWAMDSFKLWQNPLDWLTVAIACPTLTFITILLCKNRSVFNNLPTGKLPLVNVLGLSYLHWGWQLSNFPVIAIYVAMVGTTIITIYHNRYQQQPPITAENPSKEPNTLGISLFAAVIIYALVVLLIRAIFVNGVNVTELGLAIGICGWLATWLAQNRGSSSLWQRLGGILLFLGWLVAVFDQPAQAIVVSGLALWYVGNRLRRYAFLIDLAIFFSIGLQAVWLGWRLVPLDIQQSAIAIGIQLTNAVNEPWALLSVALLPYLIFMVVITEKLNRAQKPELAKFGELLTLLFGTFLTTIGTVNPTVRSLNFLFSTITLAVVTKRRSSVPISLIYLTHIMGVLTLCSSIHWLLPNLAIHIWVSILLAVMVAEWIFCLGEGLWQDSAWYIGIGLAIVSFSLLWVSNVETGYNLVFNPYPWGFLWLITPVSLTALASRTTGQRRTANTVLSILAISISQLLTLALPGTRLISLGVATAVMFANTWYLRDKATAIITVGFGLSLTGALLWESIPELSITGWFVVVAIAILSLWLARTALNRCGNELATIYAVACDGWASVLCGIELLTMTLHSGLVYLGLFTPGTLFLTATTITLGAIVYRSWQSPTNRAFYGIGWCVELIIAEILAFGEHSTIKIAIANIALGLFAQLLGEWWRRKHQLERIPSSLHILPLIYGGFSVLLRLDTFSDWTGLLSLGVALILIGVGRRNAAFKPLLYLGIIGVSISAYELLFYQMSQTTGGALGDGLIAMSALGTSIMYAYRILTPWIVGYLRLTPQELKGISHLHWFWSSGLLMAAIPLPIDINRLVGLATGVFLIRYAIFQGKGTPAIPRIFNSITLGELWVYLGFLEIAAMRVYWRETAVGQWLGGPLVPWNGAIACVIAYFLYILPWENWGWSKRPWQQAAYIVPLVILWETRLLVSPIALLIAAGFYIFLAKMGNNIRFTYISVAIIDWGLLRWFDSIRLTDALWYVTTIGLSLLYIAQVDPLLKLPNSKTARHTLRLLGSGFICGWAILFNQDTAFIPGIFSLIAIFAGLALRTRAFLYLGTATFLITSFYQLVLFSFSYPFLKWIFGLLVGIILISIAANFETRRTQINTLVRNISDELKQWQ; from the coding sequence ATGCCATCTCCACTTAACCAACCTTTAAAAATTGAACTTAATTTACCATCCTCCCACCCGCAATTACTAGAAGGATTAGATATATGGTTGCGCTTGGGTTTAATATCCGATATCCAAGTTAGGCAACTATGCCGACAGTTTCTTGTTTGTCCAGTCATATTAGAACCTGTAACTCAACCAGAAAGGGTATCTATCACGGTTTCTGACCCTGTAAAATCTTTACCTGTAGCAGCTTTAGCATCTAGTAGCCGCAGACAAACACCGAAAAAACCACCAGAACCCAGCTTTCTCACCTCAATGTTGCAGTCCCTGGGGGCTGAATTGAGTGTGCGTTGGCTACTGTTTTTAGGTTTGTTTCTCGTTGTGGTTTCCTCTGGCGTACTCGCTGCTAGTCAGTGGGAGAGATTTCCGGCTTCTGGACAGTATGGCGTTTTATTTCTTTATACCTTAAGTTTCTGGGGGTTTAGCTTTTGGGCGGGAAGACAAGATAATCTCAGGTTAACAGCTCAGACGTTGCTGATTGTCACCCTTTTATTAATCCCGGTGAACTTTTGGGCAATGGATAGCTTCAAATTGTGGCAAAATCCTTTGGACTGGTTGACAGTGGCGATCGCCTGTCCTACTCTAACATTTATTACCATTCTCCTCTGTAAAAATCGCAGCGTTTTTAACAACTTACCCACCGGGAAATTACCTCTAGTCAATGTTTTGGGGTTAAGTTATTTGCATTGGGGTTGGCAATTATCCAACTTTCCGGTGATTGCTATTTACGTGGCTATGGTGGGTACAACTATCATTACTATTTATCACAATCGCTACCAACAGCAGCCCCCCATTACCGCAGAAAATCCCAGTAAAGAACCGAATACATTAGGTATAAGCTTATTCGCTGCTGTAATTATTTATGCGTTAGTAGTTCTATTAATCCGAGCAATTTTTGTCAATGGGGTAAATGTCACTGAGTTAGGTTTAGCCATTGGGATTTGCGGCTGGTTGGCAACTTGGTTAGCACAAAACAGAGGTTCATCATCCCTCTGGCAACGCCTGGGAGGTATTTTACTATTCCTCGGTTGGCTAGTTGCAGTATTTGATCAACCAGCACAAGCCATAGTCGTGAGTGGATTGGCTTTGTGGTACGTAGGTAATCGCTTACGAAGATATGCTTTCCTCATTGACTTAGCAATATTTTTTAGCATTGGTTTACAAGCAGTTTGGCTGGGTTGGCGGTTAGTACCTTTAGATATACAACAAAGTGCGATCGCCATTGGCATTCAACTCACCAACGCTGTGAATGAACCTTGGGCATTACTAAGTGTCGCTTTATTACCTTATTTAATATTCATGGTGGTAATTACCGAAAAGCTAAATCGCGCCCAAAAGCCAGAATTAGCTAAATTTGGTGAATTGCTGACGCTGTTATTTGGTACTTTTTTAACCACAATTGGTACTGTAAATCCCACAGTGCGATCGCTCAATTTCCTCTTTTCTACCATCACTCTCGCAGTCGTCACCAAACGCCGTTCTTCCGTCCCCATTTCCTTGATATATCTGACTCACATCATGGGGGTGCTGACACTGTGTTCCAGCATTCATTGGCTATTACCAAATCTGGCTATACACATCTGGGTAAGTATTTTACTCGCTGTGATGGTGGCAGAATGGATATTTTGTCTGGGCGAAGGTTTATGGCAAGATAGCGCATGGTACATCGGCATAGGACTTGCGATAGTGAGTTTCAGTCTCCTGTGGGTAAGTAATGTAGAAACTGGCTATAACCTAGTTTTTAACCCATATCCTTGGGGATTCTTATGGCTAATTACCCCTGTAAGTCTCACCGCTTTAGCTAGTCGCACCACTGGACAACGCCGCACGGCAAATACTGTATTAAGTATTCTCGCTATCAGTATAAGTCAACTATTAACTTTAGCACTACCTGGAACCAGATTAATTAGTCTGGGTGTGGCTACGGCGGTCATGTTTGCCAATACTTGGTATTTGAGAGATAAAGCCACGGCGATAATTACAGTTGGTTTTGGCTTGAGTTTAACCGGGGCGTTGCTGTGGGAGAGTATACCTGAACTTAGTATAACTGGGTGGTTTGTTGTTGTGGCGATCGCCATCCTCAGTTTATGGTTAGCCAGAACCGCCCTCAACCGATGCGGTAACGAATTAGCAACTATATATGCAGTCGCCTGTGACGGCTGGGCGAGTGTATTATGTGGCATCGAATTATTGACGATGACCCTACACTCAGGTTTAGTATATTTAGGGCTATTTACCCCAGGAACATTATTTTTAACAGCCACCACTATCACATTAGGGGCAATTGTTTATCGTAGTTGGCAGTCTCCCACAAATCGGGCATTTTATGGTATTGGTTGGTGTGTGGAATTAATCATTGCGGAAATCTTGGCTTTTGGAGAACATTCAACTATCAAGATTGCAATTGCTAACATCGCCTTGGGTTTATTCGCCCAACTGTTAGGAGAGTGGTGGCGACGCAAACACCAATTAGAGAGGATTCCTAGTAGCTTGCATATTTTACCCTTAATCTATGGTGGATTTAGTGTACTGCTGCGTTTAGACACCTTTAGCGATTGGACTGGTTTATTGTCCTTGGGTGTAGCGTTGATTCTCATTGGTGTGGGGCGAAGAAATGCCGCTTTCAAACCTCTGTTATATTTAGGCATTATTGGTGTATCAATTTCCGCTTATGAACTGCTGTTTTATCAAATGTCCCAAACCACGGGAGGCGCATTAGGTGATGGCTTAATTGCCATGTCAGCCCTGGGGACTAGCATCATGTATGCTTATCGCATTCTCACCCCTTGGATTGTTGGCTACTTACGCTTAACTCCCCAAGAACTCAAAGGTATATCTCATCTCCACTGGTTTTGGAGTAGTGGCTTATTAATGGCGGCGATTCCCCTTCCCATTGACATTAACCGTTTGGTAGGATTAGCCACTGGGGTATTTTTAATTCGATATGCCATCTTTCAAGGAAAGGGAACCCCTGCAATTCCCCGCATCTTTAACAGCATCACTCTAGGAGAATTGTGGGTTTACCTCGGATTCTTAGAGATAGCCGCGATGCGAGTGTATTGGAGGGAAACAGCCGTAGGACAGTGGTTAGGTGGTCCCTTAGTGCCTTGGAATGGTGCGATCGCCTGCGTAATTGCCTATTTTTTATACATCTTACCTTGGGAAAATTGGGGTTGGTCGAAAAGACCTTGGCAACAAGCCGCATACATCGTTCCCCTGGTTATTTTATGGGAAACCAGACTGCTAGTTTCCCCCATTGCCTTACTCATAGCAGCTGGGTTTTATATCTTCCTTGCCAAAATGGGTAACAACATTCGTTTTACATATATCAGTGTGGCAATAATTGATTGGGGATTATTGCGCTGGTTTGATAGCATCCGCCTCACTGACGCTTTGTGGTATGTGACAACAATCGGATTGTCACTGCTGTATATTGCTCAAGTAGATCCTTTGTTGAAACTACCAAACTCTAAAACAGCCCGTCACACTTTACGACTCTTAGGCAGTGGGTTCATTTGTGGATGGGCAATTTTATTTAATCAAGATACAGCCTTCATCCCCGGAATCTTCAGCCTCATCGCCATCTTTGCCGGATTAGCTTTGCGAACCAGGGCATTTCTTTATCTAGGTACAGCCACCTTCTTAATTACCAGTTTTTATCAATTAGTGCTTTTCAGCTTCAGTTATCCCTTTTTAAAATGGATTTTCGGCTTGCTAGTGGGCATTATCCTGATTTCCATAGCCGCCAACTTTGAAACTCGCCGGACTCAAATCAATACCCTAGTTCGCAACATCAGCGACGAACTTAAACAATGGCAATAA
- a CDS encoding erythromycin esterase family protein → MLDATITNIVDAVRGYAHRLTGADQDYHPLMNLIGNARFVLIGEASHGTHEFYEQRAEITKRLIEEKGFTAVAVEADWPDAYRVNRYVQGVSQDPTPAEALLSFQRFPLWMWRNTDVLNFVGWLREYNDSLPKNAIKTGFYGLDLYSMYASIEAVLDYLNQVDPEAAQRARDRYSCFEHFGEDAQHYGYATSFGITKSCEQEVINQLQDLQRHTAEYLQQEQQIEIDDFFYAQQNARIVKNAEHYYRSMFQGRVSSWNIRDRHMAQTLNQLVAHLDQQNQPSKVVVWEHNSHLGDARATDMGLMGEVNVGQLVKERYGNDAVNIGFTTYTGTVTAVSNWGETAQLKQVRSALPGSYEALFHDTELPQFLLNLQDENQAIAGLREPRLERAIGVIYQPETERISHYFHACLPKQFDAVISIDDTKGVQPLDRVPTWEMRDAPETFPFGV, encoded by the coding sequence ATGCTAGACGCAACTATCACCAATATAGTCGATGCGGTGCGTGGGTATGCACACCGATTAACAGGCGCTGATCAAGACTACCACCCATTAATGAACTTAATCGGCAATGCGCGTTTTGTCTTGATTGGCGAAGCCTCCCACGGGACTCATGAATTTTACGAACAACGGGCGGAAATTACCAAGCGACTAATTGAAGAAAAGGGGTTTACAGCCGTAGCGGTGGAAGCGGATTGGCCGGATGCTTACCGAGTAAATCGTTACGTTCAGGGTGTGAGTCAAGATCCCACACCAGCTGAAGCACTTTTAAGTTTCCAACGCTTCCCCTTATGGATGTGGCGGAATACAGATGTTTTGAATTTTGTGGGCTGGTTACGGGAATACAATGATAGTTTACCCAAAAATGCCATTAAAACTGGTTTTTATGGGTTAGACCTTTATAGTATGTATGCTTCCATAGAAGCAGTTCTCGACTACCTCAATCAAGTTGACCCCGAAGCCGCCCAACGCGCCCGCGATCGCTATTCATGCTTCGAGCATTTTGGGGAAGATGCCCAGCACTATGGGTATGCTACCAGTTTTGGAATTACCAAATCCTGTGAGCAAGAGGTAATTAATCAACTGCAAGATTTGCAACGTCATACTGCTGAATATCTCCAACAGGAGCAGCAAATTGAGATTGATGACTTCTTTTATGCTCAACAGAATGCCCGAATAGTCAAAAATGCCGAGCATTACTACCGTTCAATGTTTCAAGGGCGGGTGTCTTCGTGGAATATTCGCGATCGCCACATGGCCCAAACCCTAAATCAACTGGTAGCACATTTGGATCAACAAAATCAACCAAGCAAAGTTGTGGTTTGGGAACACAATTCCCATTTAGGTGATGCACGCGCCACTGATATGGGATTAATGGGTGAGGTGAATGTTGGTCAATTGGTAAAAGAACGTTATGGCAATGATGCTGTAAATATCGGTTTTACCACCTATACGGGTACTGTCACCGCAGTTTCTAACTGGGGGGAAACGGCTCAACTCAAACAGGTTCGCTCTGCCTTACCTGGAAGTTACGAAGCTTTATTCCATGACACAGAACTACCCCAATTTTTACTCAACCTTCAAGATGAGAATCAAGCAATTGCGGGTTTACGGGAACCTCGGCTAGAAAGGGCAATTGGTGTGATTTATCAGCCAGAAACTGAGAGGATCAGTCACTACTTCCATGCTTGTCTCCCCAAACAATTTGACGCGGTAATTTCTATTGATGATACCAAGGGAGTGCAACCTCTAGACCGTGTTCCCACCTGGGAAATGCGGGACGCACCAGAGACATTTCCCTTTGGTGTTTAG
- a CDS encoding HdeD family acid-resistance protein, with protein MRMGTRLARNWWTVALRGAIAIIFGLAALFWPDITLTALVLIFAAFVLVSGVLLAAAAFRDGLTHTHGWLMLLEGAIGIAIGIMAFIWPGITALVLLYLIAAWAIVTGVLEIIAAIQVRKEIENEWLLAIAGIASVLFGLLLILWPIAGALAILWIIAAYAIIFGILLLILAFRLRTWATERRIF; from the coding sequence ATGAGAATGGGAACGCGCTTGGCAAGGAATTGGTGGACAGTCGCATTACGGGGAGCGATCGCGATCATCTTTGGTTTAGCAGCACTCTTCTGGCCAGATATTACCCTGACAGCTTTGGTATTGATCTTTGCTGCCTTTGTCTTAGTCAGTGGAGTATTATTAGCGGCTGCTGCATTCCGCGATGGTCTAACTCATACTCATGGTTGGCTAATGTTACTCGAAGGTGCAATTGGCATTGCTATTGGAATCATGGCATTCATTTGGCCAGGGATTACAGCATTAGTCTTGCTTTACCTGATTGCAGCTTGGGCGATCGTCACTGGCGTTTTAGAAATCATAGCAGCCATTCAGGTACGAAAAGAAATTGAGAATGAGTGGTTACTAGCCATAGCCGGCATTGCGTCGGTATTATTCGGCCTACTGCTGATTCTCTGGCCTATTGCAGGGGCATTAGCAATCCTGTGGATTATTGCAGCCTACGCCATTATTTTCGGTATCTTACTTTTAATTCTGGCTTTTCGCCTCCGTACTTGGGCAACTGAACGCAGAATTTTTTAA
- a CDS encoding acireductone dioxygenase, with amino-acid sequence MPILLLDDGTIKSDLDEIVGELAPLDIHLKHYDPGTSLLFPHLLEQDVLTDSEKQQIIELHNGVFEFIQQENGYLWSDLLNLHPGLPNFQNLITTYSRYHHHTAPEALFLLAGEMIFGFVKPDGDQVQLLIQSQDYIHIRAGVEHWSSPTALLNFKAVRYFTSVEGWVPNYTGTQLSDYLNKPY; translated from the coding sequence ATGCCCATCCTATTACTAGACGACGGCACAATCAAGAGCGATTTAGATGAAATAGTGGGAGAACTCGCGCCTCTTGACATTCACCTCAAACATTATGACCCAGGAACATCACTGCTTTTCCCCCATCTTCTGGAACAGGATGTTTTGACTGATTCAGAGAAACAACAGATAATAGAACTGCATAACGGCGTTTTTGAATTTATTCAGCAAGAAAATGGCTATCTGTGGTCTGATTTGCTGAATCTACATCCAGGTTTACCGAATTTCCAGAATTTGATCACTACTTACAGCCGTTACCATCATCATACTGCTCCTGAAGCTCTCTTCCTATTGGCAGGAGAAATGATTTTTGGTTTTGTCAAACCCGATGGTGATCAGGTACAGTTGTTAATTCAGTCCCAAGATTATATCCACATTCGCGCAGGTGTGGAACATTGGTCTAGTCCTACGGCATTGTTAAATTTTAAAGCGGTACGCTATTTTACATCTGTTGAAGGATGGGTTCCTAATTATACGGGAACTCAGTTGAGTGATTATCTGAATAAGCCGTATTAA
- a CDS encoding FAD-binding domain-containing protein → MSDLILFWHRRDLRISDNTGLMAARGRSAKVVGVFCLDTQILERDDVAPARVTYMIGCLQALQQRYTEVGSQLLILHGNPVETIPALAGALNAKAVFWNWDVEPYSQTRDRTIIDILKSKGIEFLLENWDQILHSPDEIRTGAKSPYTVYSPFWKNWSSKPKAKPVETLENAAGLTEAEQEIAKQAGVIALPSAKDLGFIWDGELIIAPGEAAAQERLEEFTDSAITEYQEQRNFPGVDGTSRLSAALKFGVIGIRKVWEATLEAQEFSRSEETAASIRTWQQELAWREFYQHAIYNFPELAEGAYRDTFKNFPWQNNDEYFQAWCEGRTGYPIVDAAMRQLNEIGWMHNRCRMIVASFLTKDLIINPQWGEKYFMQKLIDGDLSANNGGWQWSASSGMDPKPLRIFNPASQAQKFDGEGEYIRQWVSELRSVDTEYLVTGKIPPLELQSIGYPAPIVDHKVQQALFKKMYQQQKEIMA, encoded by the coding sequence ATGTCTGACTTAATTTTATTTTGGCATCGTCGTGATTTACGTATTTCTGATAATACAGGATTAATGGCGGCTAGAGGGCGGAGTGCCAAAGTTGTGGGCGTGTTTTGCCTTGATACACAGATTCTGGAACGAGATGATGTCGCCCCGGCGAGAGTCACGTACATGATTGGCTGTTTACAAGCACTACAACAGCGATATACTGAAGTAGGCAGCCAATTGTTAATCCTGCATGGCAATCCTGTAGAAACTATACCAGCTTTAGCCGGGGCTTTAAATGCCAAAGCGGTATTTTGGAACTGGGATGTAGAACCTTATTCTCAAACACGCGATCGCACCATAATTGATATCCTAAAATCAAAAGGCATTGAATTTCTGCTCGAAAATTGGGATCAGATTCTCCACTCACCCGACGAGATTCGTACAGGTGCGAAAAGTCCTTATACTGTTTACAGTCCTTTTTGGAAAAATTGGAGTAGCAAACCCAAAGCCAAACCAGTAGAAACACTGGAAAATGCCGCAGGTTTAACAGAGGCTGAACAAGAAATTGCCAAACAAGCCGGAGTCATTGCATTACCCTCAGCTAAAGACTTAGGATTTATCTGGGATGGAGAATTAATTATTGCACCAGGCGAAGCCGCAGCCCAAGAAAGATTAGAGGAATTTACTGACAGTGCAATCACTGAATATCAAGAACAGCGTAACTTTCCCGGCGTTGATGGTACATCCAGACTGAGTGCAGCTTTGAAATTTGGTGTTATTGGCATTCGTAAGGTGTGGGAAGCTACTTTAGAGGCGCAAGAATTTAGCCGCAGCGAAGAAACAGCAGCTAGTATCCGCACATGGCAACAGGAATTAGCCTGGCGGGAGTTTTATCAACACGCCATATATAACTTCCCGGAATTGGCTGAGGGTGCTTATCGCGACACCTTCAAAAACTTTCCTTGGCAAAATAACGATGAATATTTTCAGGCTTGGTGCGAAGGGAGAACTGGTTATCCTATTGTAGATGCAGCGATGCGCCAGTTAAATGAAATAGGTTGGATGCACAACCGTTGTCGAATGATTGTGGCTAGTTTTTTAACAAAAGATTTAATCATCAATCCCCAATGGGGAGAAAAATACTTTATGCAGAAACTCATCGACGGTGATTTATCTGCTAATAATGGGGGTTGGCAATGGAGTGCTTCTAGTGGCATGGACCCGAAGCCATTAAGGATTTTTAACCCTGCTAGTCAAGCACAAAAGTTTGATGGAGAAGGGGAATATATTCGCCAATGGGTATCAGAATTGCGGTCTGTAGATACAGAATATTTAGTAACTGGTAAAATTCCACCTTTGGAGCTTCAAAGTATTGGCTATCCTGCACCAATTGTAGATCATAAAGTGCAGCAAGCTTTATTTAAAAAGATGTATCAACAGCAAAAAGAAATCATGGCGTGA